The DNA window TCGGCCAGCTTCACCGGGTTGCCATGCCGCAGGTTGATCTCCAGCTGGCCCGCGCCGCCTTCCTGGGTGATCCCGTCGATCTCGAAGCCCTGTGCCTCGGCAAAATCGTAGATGTCGTCGATGACGGGGCCGAACTCGTCCACCGCCGTCATGCTATAGGCCTGCCGCGCGGCCGCCGGACGACCCGACCGGCCCACCATCGGCGCGATCTCCTGCCGCGGGTCCAAATTGCGCGCGATCAGAAAGAACTCCATCTCCGGCGCGACGACCGGCTTCAGCCCCAGCTTCTCGTATTGCTGCACCACCCGCTTCAGCACGTTGCGCGGGGCAAAGGGGATGGGCTTGCGGTCGCGGTCATGGGCGTCGTGGATCACCTGCAACGTCCAGTCGCCGGTCCAGGGCGCGGCGGTGGCCGTGGTCATGTCGGGCGTCAGGATCATGTCGCGCTCGATGAACCCTTCTGCCCCCGCAGCCTCGCCCCAGTCTCCAGTGATCGTCTGGTAGAATATCGAGTCGGGCAGGTGGAAATAGTCCTGCCGCGCAAACTTGCTCGCCGGCACCGCCTTGCCCCGCGCGATGCCGGGCAGGTCGGCGATGATGCATTCCACCTCGTCCAGCTTTCGGTTCTCCAGATAGGTCTGCGCCGCCTCGGGCAGTCCGGTCGTCCAGTCCTTGGCCATGTCAGGCCCCTTTCCTGAAATGCGCCGCCATGCGCTCGGCAAAGGCGGCGGCGTCCGTGGGCGTCTCGGCACTGGCGGTCGCCTGGGCCAGCTGATCGTCGGGCACCACACCCGCGCCGCGCTGGTCAATGATGGTCTGCAACACATGCGCGGTAAATTCCGGGTGCGGCTGGATCGTCAGGATCCTGTCCCCGATCATCAGCGCCGCGTTCTCGCAGAACTCCGATTGCCCGATCACCTCGGCGCCCTCGGGCAGCTCGACCACCTGGTCCTGGTGCCAGGCGTGCATCGCCATCGGCTTGCCCTCGATCTGGTACTCGGTGCGCCCCACGGACCAGCCACCGGGAAATTTGACCACCTTGCCGCCCAAGGCCTGCGCGATGATCTGGTGGCCAAAGCACACCCCGATCAGTGGC is part of the Roseovarius sp. THAF9 genome and encodes:
- a CDS encoding glutamine synthetase family protein, producing the protein MAKDWTTGLPEAAQTYLENRKLDEVECIIADLPGIARGKAVPASKFARQDYFHLPDSIFYQTITGDWGEAAGAEGFIERDMILTPDMTTATAAPWTGDWTLQVIHDAHDRDRKPIPFAPRNVLKRVVQQYEKLGLKPVVAPEMEFFLIARNLDPRQEIAPMVGRSGRPAAARQAYSMTAVDEFGPVIDDIYDFAEAQGFEIDGITQEGGAGQLEINLRHGNPVKLADEVFYFKRLIREAALRHDCFATFMAKPIAAEPGSAMHIHHSILDMETGKNAFSGPQGGETDMFYHFIGGLQEYMPAAIGVMAPYVNSYRRYVKDNAAPINLEWGRDNRTTGIRVPLSKPEARRVENRIAGMDCNPYLGIAVSLACGLLGIKNELRAKPQYRGDAYEGEPDFPDGLGAALDLFDEAEALHDVLHPEFARVYSIVKRTEYAEFLQVISPWEREHLLMNV
- a CDS encoding type 1 glutamine amidotransferase, encoding MKIGILMTGHALPDLIESTGDYDAMFADLLGRDGFTFERYDVVDEVYPESPDDAHGWLITGSKHGAYEDHPWIKPLEAFIRDIRDAGKPLIGVCFGHQIIAQALGGKVVKFPGGWSVGRTEYQIEGKPMAMHAWHQDQVVELPEGAEVIGQSEFCENAALMIGDRILTIQPHPEFTAHVLQTIIDQRGAGVVPDDQLAQATASAETPTDAAAFAERMAAHFRKGA